One genomic region from Rosa rugosa chromosome 1, drRosRugo1.1, whole genome shotgun sequence encodes:
- the LOC133736270 gene encoding uncharacterized protein LOC133736270 isoform X1 translates to MLKRKASQKKMFSPIISGASPSRPSPTTIQAVVIRSGSPISSPRLTQISKEAEQTTLTTVVIHLRLRHRASAQTYNLDANLCLLRLYQSRKGINFRWERRKGIKYNR, encoded by the exons ATGTTGAAGCGGAAGGCGTCACAGAAGAAGATGTTCTCCCCTATCATCTCCGGTGCGAGCCCTTCAAGGCCATCACCGACCACAATCCAAGCGGTCGTCATCAGGTCTGGGAGCCCAATCTCTAGTCCAAG GTTGacccaaatttcaaaagagGCGGAGCAGACCACACTCACCACAGTAGTGATCCATTTGAGGCTACGTCACCGA GCTTCGGCACAAACCTACAATCTCGATGCGAATCTCTGCCTTCTTCGTCTCTATCAG AGTAGGAAAGGAATCAACTTCCGGTGGGAGAGAAGGAAAGGAATCAAATACAACAGATAA
- the LOC133736270 gene encoding uncharacterized protein LOC133736270 isoform X2, whose translation MLKRKASQKKMFSPIISGASPSRPSPTTIQAVVIRLTQISKEAEQTTLTTVVIHLRLRHRASAQTYNLDANLCLLRLYQSRKGINFRWERRKGIKYNR comes from the exons ATGTTGAAGCGGAAGGCGTCACAGAAGAAGATGTTCTCCCCTATCATCTCCGGTGCGAGCCCTTCAAGGCCATCACCGACCACAATCCAAGCGGTCGTCATCAG GTTGacccaaatttcaaaagagGCGGAGCAGACCACACTCACCACAGTAGTGATCCATTTGAGGCTACGTCACCGA GCTTCGGCACAAACCTACAATCTCGATGCGAATCTCTGCCTTCTTCGTCTCTATCAG AGTAGGAAAGGAATCAACTTCCGGTGGGAGAGAAGGAAAGGAATCAAATACAACAGATAA